In one window of Mytilus trossulus isolate FHL-02 chromosome 7, PNRI_Mtr1.1.1.hap1, whole genome shotgun sequence DNA:
- the LOC134726577 gene encoding probable vesicular acetylcholine transporter-B, whose product MVSFSLDFVRTKAGDLMQSANDKIQNPVSQRRLVLIIVCIALLLDNMLYMVIVPIIPIYLQDMFSNEESKTTAMPYINNVTSMYNYSYLYNKDNHWNKTLTTTTTKGPLDIPPPPINYGEGGGAIGILFASKAIMQLMINPFTGALIDRIGYDRPLMIGLTIMFFSTIVFAFGNSYAVLFLARSLQGVGSAFADTSGFAMIADRYREDSERTKALGIAQSFISFGCLVAPPIGGVLYQFAGKVVPFIVLASFCLIDGILLLFVMKPLRQERLMTSKEDRPKGTPIYRLLMDPYILVAAGALAMSNVALAFLEPTIAMWMEGTMQATQWQIGLVWLPSFLPYLGGVYLTITIVRNFPRYHWVICCVGLVIEGVSCLIMPFTEAFFVVLFPIMGICIGVALVDTAILPLLGYVVDVRYVSVYGSVYAIADISYSLAYALGPIVAGQIVQTIGFTWLNVGIFLSNILYAPLLYKLKNFYDYTPFTNECDVLVSDPPSKHYNTYLQNGSITDGKMSEVGAINGENHLKVTNGKAMHAKNGYHDDSEEIDYFEAKPSEPFSFYSRH is encoded by the coding sequence ATGGTGTCGTTTAGTTTGGATTTTGTGAGAACTAAAGCGGGGGACCTAATGCAGAGCGCCAACGATAAAATTCAAAATCCAGTATCTCAGCGTCGACTGGTTCTTATAATAGTGTGTATTGCACTTCTTCTAGATAACATGTTATATATGGTGATCGTTCCTATTATACCAATATATCTACAAGACATGTTTAGCAATGAGGAGAGTAAAACTACAGCTATGCCATATATAAACAATGTAACATCAATGTATAATTATTCTTATCTGTACAACAAAGACAATCACTGGAATAAAACACTAACAACAACTACAACAAAAGGTCCACTCGATATACCACCTCCACCAATTAATTATGGTGAAGGTGGGGGTGCTATTGGTATACTTTTTGCTTCTAAAGCTATTATGCAACTGATGATAAATCCATTTACTGGTGCTCTCATAGATAGAATTGGATATGACAGACCACTGATGATAGGTTTAACCATTATGTTCTTTTCGACAATTGTTTTCGCGTTTGGAAATTCGTATGCAGTTTTATTTCTAGCTAGAAGTCTTCAAGGGGTTGGTTCGGCTTTTGCAGATACATCAGGCTTTGCTATGATTGCCGACAGATATCGGGAAGATTCAGAACGAACAAAAGCACTCGGAATAGCTcagtcatttatatcatttgGATGTCTTGTAGCACCACCTATCGGCGGTGTCCTGTATCAGTTTGCAGGAAAAGTTGTTCCATTCATTGTCTTGGCGTCTTTTTGTTTAATAGATGGTATTCTTTTGTTATTCGTGATGAAACCATTACGTCAGGAAAGGCTTATGACTTCAAAAGAGGATCGCCCAAAAGGAACACCAATATATAGATTACTGATGGATCCTTATATTTTAGTAGCAGCTGGTGCATTAGCAATGTCAAATGTTGCATTAGCATTCTTAGAACCAACTATTGCTATGTGGATGGAAGGAACTATGCAAGCCACACAATGGCAAATCGGTCTTGTTTGGCTACCATCATTTCTTCCTTATCTGGGAGGTGTTTATTTGACTATAACGATTGTAAGGAATTTTCCTCGCTACCACTGGGTAATTTGTTGCGTAGGCCTAGTTATTGAAGGTGTAAGTTGCTTAATAATGCCATTTACGGAGGCGTTTTTTGTAGTGTTGTTCCCAATAATGGGGATTTGTATTGGCGTAGCATTAGTTGATACAGCAATATTACCGCTTCTAGGATACGTTGTAGATGTACGATATGTTTCGGTGTACGGTAGTGTATATGCCATTGCTGATATTTCTTATTCGTTAGCATATGCACTAGGTCCTATTGTGGCAGGTCAGATAGTTCAAACAATAGGATTTACATGGTTAAATGTGGGTATTTTTCTCAGCAATATACTTTATGCTCCCTTATTGTACAAATTAAAGAACTTTTACGACTATACACCATTTACCAACGAATGTGATGTTCTTGTGTCTGATCCACCATCTAAACATTACAATACATATCTTCAAAACGGCTCGATCACAGACGGAAAAATGTCGGAAGTGGGCGCCATCAATGGAGAAAATCACTTGAAAGTGACAAATGGAAAAGCGATGCACGCCAAAAATGGTTATCACGATGACTCGGAGGAAATAGACTACTTTGAAGCAAAACCATCAGAACCATTTTCCTTTTACAGTCGACATTAA